In Cherax quadricarinatus isolate ZL_2023a chromosome 28, ASM3850222v1, whole genome shotgun sequence, a single window of DNA contains:
- the LOC128693201 gene encoding uncharacterized protein isoform X1: MICGAVTGSNMDLLLPAIIRDTYGIANEEICGVALNGMTRIFVKMTSAQVYEAVVDKYQETIIQVNTAVSVRLRDVSRHYTWVKIRNVPFEATDFDITSELRTYGTVHVATAGRWATGPYAGALEGAYTVKMTLRHPIPSYIVLKELRTQVYVTYAGQQRTCRLCGSYDHIAAQCEKRSGYPAQQQRQQQQQQQQQQQPVDEVGDEREQSLATPPQQRLSWSEEVDKEKELESPVVTLQGESQSLDIHKVFEERLPNMGEEVAASLVKALDDLLEESVLDQVEDPGSVLGKAVNDGMAEDDGLSTRESTGLKVHAVEVEVHQDGASDVKMQVEGGTRKRTAASSDSDDVLTPAQRPGKKSWVEVQKRGNGEPKDQGIAKVIPNKGGRDRGVAKRTGVKSMPGTKGKPIC, encoded by the coding sequence atgatctgtggtgctgtcacaggatccaacatggatttattattaccagcgatcattcgcgatacctatggtatagcaaatgaggagatatgtggtgtcgcattaaatggaatgacaagaatcttcgttaagatgacgtctgcacaagtctacgaggcagtggtcgacaagtatcaggagaccatcatacaggttaatacagctgtgtcggtgagacttcgtgatgtatctcgacattacacctgggtgaaaatcaggaatgtgccttttgaggcgactgattttgatattaccagtgaactgcgtacttatgggacggttcacgtagccacagcagggagatgggcaactggaccgtatgcaggtgcgctggaaggcgcgtatacagttaaaatgactcttcggcaccctattccttcatatattgtgttgaaagaattaaggactcaagtctatgtaacgtatgcggggcaacaacgtacgtgtcggctatgtgggtcatatgaccacatcgcggcgcagtgtgagaaacgaagtgggtacccggcacaacagcaacggcaacagcagcaacagcaacagcagcaacagcagccagtggacgaggttggcgatgagcgagaacagtctcttgctacaccgccccaacaacggttgtcatggagtgaggaggtagacaaagaaaaggagcttgaatcgccagttgtaacgctacaaggagaatctcagtcattggacatacataaggtttttgaggagagactacctaatatgggtgaagaagtggcggcgtctttggtaaaggcgttggatgacttgttagaggaatcggtcctagatcaggtggaagacccaggctcagttctggggaaggctgtgaatgatggtatggcagaagatgacggtttgtcgacgagagagtctacaggattgaaggtgcatgcagtagaggtggaggtgcatcaggacggtgcttctgatgtcaaaatgcaggtggagggcgggacacgaaagaggactgcagcatcatcggattctgatgatgtgctaactcctgcccaacgccctgggaaaaagtcttgggtggaggtacagaagagagggaatggtgaacccaaggatcaagggattgcaaaggtgattcccaacaaaggggggagggacagaggtgttgcaaaacgaactggggtaaagtcaatgccggggacaaaaggaaaacccatttgttga